From Anopheles coluzzii chromosome 3, AcolN3, whole genome shotgun sequence, the proteins below share one genomic window:
- the LOC120955811 gene encoding kelch-like protein diablo isoform X2: MGDVLISDRPPSPARLSHTSEKHPRVTLQELNVLRRHRELCDVVINVKGRKIFAHRVILSACSPYFRAMFTGELEESRQTEVTICDIDENAMELLIDFCYTSHIVVEESNVQPLLPAACLLQLAEIQDICCEFLKRQLDPENCLGIRAFADTHSCRELLRIADKFTQHNFQEVMESEEFLLLPVGQLVDIICSDELNVRSEEQVFNAVMAWLKYNVADRRQHLAQVLQHVRMPLLSPKFLVGTVGSDLLVRSDEACRDLVDEAKNYLLLPQERPLMQGPRTRPRKPTRRGEVLFAVGGWCSGDAIASVERFDPETADWKMVAPMSKRRCGVGVAVLNDLLYAVGGHDGQSYLNSIERYDPQTNQWSCDVAPTTSCRTSVGVAVLDGFLYAVGGQDGVQCLNHVERYDPKENKWSKVAPMTTRRLGVAVAVLGGYLYAIGGSDGQCPLNTVERYDPRQNKWCAVSPMSTRRKHLGCAVFNNFIYAVGGRDDCMELSSAERYNPHTNSWSPIVAMTSRRSGVGLAVVNGQLYAVGGFDGTAYLKTIEVYDPETNQWRLCGCMNYRRLGGGVGVMRAPQTENYMWIRKDSVV, translated from the exons ATGGGTGACGTGCTCATATCGGACCGGCCACCGTCACCGGCGAg ACTATCGCACACATCGGAGAAGCATCCCCGGGTGACGCTGCAGGAGCTGAACGTGCTGCGCCGCCACCGGGAGCTGTGCGATGTCGTGATCAACGTGAAGGGGCGCAAAATCTTCGCCCACCGCGTGATCCTGTCCGCCTGCAGCCCGTACTTCCGGGCGATGTTTACGGGTGAGCTGGAGGAGTCGCGCCAGACCGAGGTGACGATCTGCGACATCGACGAGAACGCGATGGAGCTGCtgatcgacttctgctacacCTCGCACATCGTGGTGGAGGAGTCGAACGTgcagccgctgctgccggCCGCCTGCCTGCTGCAGCTGGCCGAAATACAGGACATCTGCTGCGAGTTTCTGAAGCGCCAGCTCGACCCGGAGAACTGTCTCGGCATACGGGCGTTCGCCGATACGCACTCCTGCCGGGAGCTGCTCCGGATCGCGGACAAGTTCACGCAGCACAACTTCCAGGAGGTGATGGAGAGCGAGgagtttctgctgctgccggtcggCCAGCTGGTGGACATCATTTGCAGCGACGAGCTGAACGTGCGATCGGAGGAGCAAGTGTTTAATGCGGTAATGGCCTGGTTGAAGTACAATGTGGCCGACCGGCGCCAGCACCTGGCGCAGGTCCTGCAGCACGTCCGGATGCCGCTGCTCAGCCCCAAGTTTCTGGTCGGCACGGTCGGGTCGGATCTGCTGGTGCGGTCGGACGAAGCGTGCCGCGATCTGGTGGACGAGGCGAAGAACTATCTGCTGCTGCCGCAGGAGCGCCCGCTCATGCAGGGGCCGCGCACCCGGCCACGGAAGCCGACGCGCCGCGGCGAGGTCCTGTTCGCGGTCGGTGGCTGGTGCTCGGGCGACGCGATCGCGTCCGTGGAGCGGTTCGATCCGGAAACGGCCGACTGGAAGATGGTGGCGCCGATGAGCAAGCGGCGCTGCGGCGTCGGGGTCGCCGTGCTGAACGATCTGCTGTACGCGGTCGGGGGCCACGATGGGCAGAGCTACCTGAACAGCATCGAGCGGTACGATCCGCAAACGAACCAGTGGTCCTGCGATGTCGCCCCGACGACGAGCTGCCGCACCAGCGTGGGGGTGGCGGTGCTGGACGGCTTCCTGTATGCGGTCGGCGGCCAGGACGGGGTGCAGTGCCTGAACCACGTCGAGCGGTACGACCCGAAGGAGAACAAATGGTCCAAGGTGGCGCCGATGACGACGCGCCGGCTCGGGGTGGCGGTGGCCGTGCTCGGCGGCTACCTGTACGCGATCGGCGGTTCCGATGGGCAGTGCCCGCTCAACACGGTCGAACGGTACGATCCGCGGCAGAACAAGTGGTGCGCCGTCAGCCCGATGTCGACGCGAAGGAAACATCTCGGCTGCGCGGTGTTCAACAACTTCATCTACGCCGTCGGCGGGCGGGACGACTGTATGGAGCTGTCGTCGGCGGAGCGGTACAACCCGCACACCAACTCGTGGAGCCCGATCGTCGCGATGACGTCCAGGCGCAGTGGG GTTGGACTAGCGGTGGTGAACGGTCAGCTGTACGCCGTCGGCGGCTTTGACGGTACCGCCTACCTGAAGACGATCGAGGTGTACGATCCGGAAACGAACCAGTGGCGCCTGTGCGGCTGCATGAACTATCGCCGGCTCGGTGGCGGCGTCGGTGTGATGCGCGCCCCCCAAACCGAGAACTACATGTG GATTCGCAAAGATTCCGTTGTTTAA
- the LOC120955811 gene encoding kelch-like protein diablo isoform X1 — translation MGDVLISDRPPSPASRLSHTSEKHPRVTLQELNVLRRHRELCDVVINVKGRKIFAHRVILSACSPYFRAMFTGELEESRQTEVTICDIDENAMELLIDFCYTSHIVVEESNVQPLLPAACLLQLAEIQDICCEFLKRQLDPENCLGIRAFADTHSCRELLRIADKFTQHNFQEVMESEEFLLLPVGQLVDIICSDELNVRSEEQVFNAVMAWLKYNVADRRQHLAQVLQHVRMPLLSPKFLVGTVGSDLLVRSDEACRDLVDEAKNYLLLPQERPLMQGPRTRPRKPTRRGEVLFAVGGWCSGDAIASVERFDPETADWKMVAPMSKRRCGVGVAVLNDLLYAVGGHDGQSYLNSIERYDPQTNQWSCDVAPTTSCRTSVGVAVLDGFLYAVGGQDGVQCLNHVERYDPKENKWSKVAPMTTRRLGVAVAVLGGYLYAIGGSDGQCPLNTVERYDPRQNKWCAVSPMSTRRKHLGCAVFNNFIYAVGGRDDCMELSSAERYNPHTNSWSPIVAMTSRRSGVGLAVVNGQLYAVGGFDGTAYLKTIEVYDPETNQWRLCGCMNYRRLGGGVGVMRAPQTENYMWIRKDSVV, via the exons ATGGGTGACGTGCTCATATCGGACCGGCCACCGTCACCGGCGAg CAGACTATCGCACACATCGGAGAAGCATCCCCGGGTGACGCTGCAGGAGCTGAACGTGCTGCGCCGCCACCGGGAGCTGTGCGATGTCGTGATCAACGTGAAGGGGCGCAAAATCTTCGCCCACCGCGTGATCCTGTCCGCCTGCAGCCCGTACTTCCGGGCGATGTTTACGGGTGAGCTGGAGGAGTCGCGCCAGACCGAGGTGACGATCTGCGACATCGACGAGAACGCGATGGAGCTGCtgatcgacttctgctacacCTCGCACATCGTGGTGGAGGAGTCGAACGTgcagccgctgctgccggCCGCCTGCCTGCTGCAGCTGGCCGAAATACAGGACATCTGCTGCGAGTTTCTGAAGCGCCAGCTCGACCCGGAGAACTGTCTCGGCATACGGGCGTTCGCCGATACGCACTCCTGCCGGGAGCTGCTCCGGATCGCGGACAAGTTCACGCAGCACAACTTCCAGGAGGTGATGGAGAGCGAGgagtttctgctgctgccggtcggCCAGCTGGTGGACATCATTTGCAGCGACGAGCTGAACGTGCGATCGGAGGAGCAAGTGTTTAATGCGGTAATGGCCTGGTTGAAGTACAATGTGGCCGACCGGCGCCAGCACCTGGCGCAGGTCCTGCAGCACGTCCGGATGCCGCTGCTCAGCCCCAAGTTTCTGGTCGGCACGGTCGGGTCGGATCTGCTGGTGCGGTCGGACGAAGCGTGCCGCGATCTGGTGGACGAGGCGAAGAACTATCTGCTGCTGCCGCAGGAGCGCCCGCTCATGCAGGGGCCGCGCACCCGGCCACGGAAGCCGACGCGCCGCGGCGAGGTCCTGTTCGCGGTCGGTGGCTGGTGCTCGGGCGACGCGATCGCGTCCGTGGAGCGGTTCGATCCGGAAACGGCCGACTGGAAGATGGTGGCGCCGATGAGCAAGCGGCGCTGCGGCGTCGGGGTCGCCGTGCTGAACGATCTGCTGTACGCGGTCGGGGGCCACGATGGGCAGAGCTACCTGAACAGCATCGAGCGGTACGATCCGCAAACGAACCAGTGGTCCTGCGATGTCGCCCCGACGACGAGCTGCCGCACCAGCGTGGGGGTGGCGGTGCTGGACGGCTTCCTGTATGCGGTCGGCGGCCAGGACGGGGTGCAGTGCCTGAACCACGTCGAGCGGTACGACCCGAAGGAGAACAAATGGTCCAAGGTGGCGCCGATGACGACGCGCCGGCTCGGGGTGGCGGTGGCCGTGCTCGGCGGCTACCTGTACGCGATCGGCGGTTCCGATGGGCAGTGCCCGCTCAACACGGTCGAACGGTACGATCCGCGGCAGAACAAGTGGTGCGCCGTCAGCCCGATGTCGACGCGAAGGAAACATCTCGGCTGCGCGGTGTTCAACAACTTCATCTACGCCGTCGGCGGGCGGGACGACTGTATGGAGCTGTCGTCGGCGGAGCGGTACAACCCGCACACCAACTCGTGGAGCCCGATCGTCGCGATGACGTCCAGGCGCAGTGGG GTTGGACTAGCGGTGGTGAACGGTCAGCTGTACGCCGTCGGCGGCTTTGACGGTACCGCCTACCTGAAGACGATCGAGGTGTACGATCCGGAAACGAACCAGTGGCGCCTGTGCGGCTGCATGAACTATCGCCGGCTCGGTGGCGGCGTCGGTGTGATGCGCGCCCCCCAAACCGAGAACTACATGTG GATTCGCAAAGATTCCGTTGTTTAA